The Oncorhynchus nerka isolate Pitt River linkage group LG12, Oner_Uvic_2.0, whole genome shotgun sequence genome includes a region encoding these proteins:
- the mia2 gene encoding cTAGE family member 5 isoform X5, which translates to MAASQIYIWTFTIFLFPTLTWGLLSDFKICGDSECESLLSRVRATRDHRGKDCRFLNFKKGDVIFVYHKLSGKRDDLWAGSIDRQFGYFPKDAVKVDEIYSNTEKEVATQKQDFFCIDEYGSLIDNDSSEWDNEENLVSEFQEIAANDAQDSKTSKDAFLSQSFAQSSDETGNKDAIQVVMEDFSDDTKPEPSEQDGSQWIGSTVTGWLSLGGENPDDNPKEDNPEQESFRSRKLALDIDANQLKEEKKNAENSGWFGDGLTSAFGFGQKAPEEEKPIEKEVEEQPPPSNSWLNIGIRDVLHFGQSNQDKVEEIIEAAGRDESTGTIDPQDLGTSQSHHDATVEQIKETEHQRDDITGKKAERTETHPSKPVKDYNQEDRHSQEEDETDKTNCINDDCLTRNENEDLTNLKGEHFSGEGDIQTPTLTDKYKPEPAVMEYLFSSARQVTGDAVAHMLTVKALLKWLTIQVLSSLPDDIKPGPDLYGLPWEAVIVTALLGLGTLLLFSCRFYQCIKSRLYSSKERRMGLKVAELLDEKCKVLETLSEVQRNYEELETALRNSGILAHVTERENLEVMSQRLKQSNTQLGNDIEKLKEDLNIQRAMRLQQEETIADMQETLKTLEEETRDLKSQTEQAQTTLKIFDMNSERNQNNLEAAKEEKVLLQEKNGQLVQEAEGWGERMSELEEEMRMCESSYTGMLQDATNKDERIKSLTDCLLKMKDWDSVLEDGANREERSGTQGTENGEGQDNHQRRRIQKLIHAAKMNADLKSVDEDKDRVFAKLADEVKAKEDLQEGIKKLENEKASLQTDSEKYTVQVQTLQQKLQIMTEMYQENELKLHRMLTVEERERLQKDEKLTKADKSITLAVEELNSYRQRAQDLEDELEKTNQAYKTQITSQEKKAHNNWLAARGADRDLAEVKRENAHLRQKLTDTQFKLDVVEKDPYTLDNMDRPLFRGERSPYGPSPLHRPASENRAFLSPPTLMDGPLRLSPNFPPMGPGGRVSRGLLDPPGGVDSDRSGGPHSDSGSISPTWERDRRGPPIHPPGYMYLDTGLPYRRPLPGALPMGPLPPRGPGPAEPHSFGHQPDSSFMGNSMGPGENERDSHLSAPGDLRDMRMGPPLLVPPGMGPLPPMDHRDPYFARKGPYGPPDFFSPRGPAPMGMRGPPPPGMFGRVPPPPPQHMGYPPMRPHPDSFPPGPPPRPSPPDSEVSSDQSPSPHDVI; encoded by the exons ATGGCTGCTTCACAGATATACATTTGGACATTTACTATTTTCCTTTTTCCAACTCTAACTTGGGGATTGCTGTCTGACTTCAAAATTTGTGGCGACTCTGAATGTGAAA GCTTGCTGAGTCGGGTCAGGGCCACAAGAGATCACAGAGGAAAGGATTGTAGATTCCTGAACTTCAAAAAAGGGGATGTGATATTTGTTTACCACAAACTCTCTGGCAAAAGAGATGATTTATGGGCAGGAAGT ATTGACAGACAATTTGGTTATTTTCCAAAAGACGCTGTGAAAGTTGATGAAATTTATTCAAACACAGAGAAAGAAGTGGCCACACAG AAACAAGACTTCTTCTGCATAGATGAGTATGGCTCATTAATTGATAATGACTCCAGTGAGTGGGACAATGAAGAAAATCTAGTTTCAGAATTTCAGGAAATCGCAGCCAATGATGCTCAGGATTCTAAAACTTCCAAAGATGCCTTTCTGTCCCAAAGTTTTGCACAGAGCAGTGATGAAACAGGAAACAAAGATGCCATTCAGGTCGTAATGGAAGACTTCTCTGATGATACCAAACCTGAACCTAGCGAACAAGATGGGTCTCAGTGGATTGGCTCTACAGTAACTGGATGGCTTAGTTTAGGTGGTGAAAACCCAGATGATAATCCCAAAGAAGACAACCCAGAACAAGAGTCTTTCAGGAGCAGGAAACTTGCTTTGGACATTGATGCGAACCAATTGAAGGAAGAGAAGAAAAATGCTGAAAACTCTGGCTGGTTTGGAGATGGACTGACTAGCGCCTTTGGTTTTGGTCAAAAAGCTCCAGAGGAGGAGAAGCCCATTGAAAAGGAAGTGGAAGAGCAACCCCCACCCTCTAACTCCTGGCTGAATATTGGCATTAGAGATGTCTTACATTTTGGTCAATCTAATCAGGATAAGGTTGAAGAGATAATAGAAGCAGCAGGCAGAGATGAATCGACAGGCACAATAGACCCACAGGACCTTGGCACAAGTCAGTCTCATCATGATGCCACAGTGGAGCAAATAAAAGAAACAGAGCACCAGAGAGATGATATCACTGGTAAGaaggcagagagaacagagacacacCCCTCAAAACCTGTTAAGGATTATAACCAAGAGGACCGTCATAGTCAGGAAGAAGATG AAACAGACAAGACAAACTGCATCAATGATGATTGTTTAACTCGCAATGAAAACGAAGACCTAACCAACCTGAaaggagaacatttctctggggaAGGAGACATCCAAACCCCAACACTAACAGACAAAT ATAAACCTGAGCCTGCAGTGATGGAATATCTTTTTTCTTCTGCACGTCAAGTCACTGGTGATGCTGTTGCTCATATGCTGACAGTTAAGGCTCTTCTAAAATGGCTCACTATACAG GTCCTGTCATCCCTTCCTGATGACATAAAGCCAGGTCCTGACCTGTATGGACTGCCATGGGAAGCGGTCATCGTCACTGCCTTACTAGGGTTGGGCACCCTCCTATTGTTCAGCTGCAGGTTCTACCAATGT ATAAAGAGCAGACTGTATTCAAGCAAAGAGAGGCGGATGGGCCTGAAGGTGGCTGAACTATTAGATGAAAAGTGCAAAGTCCTTGAGACTTTGAGTGAGGTTCAACGAAAT TATGAAGAACTGGAAACTGCCCTGCGGAATAGTGGTATTTTGGCTcatgtcacagagagagagaatctggaG GTGATGTCCCAGAGGCTGAAACAGTCAAATACACAGCTTGGAAATGATATAGAAAAGTTAAAGGAGGACCTGAATATCCAAAGAGCAATGAGGTTGCAGCAGGAGGAGACA ATTGCAGATATGCAGGAAACCTTGAAAACCTTAGAAGAAGAAACCAGGGACCTCAAgtcccagacagaacag GCACAGACAACCCTGAAAATATTTGACATGAACAGTGAAAGGAATCAGAATAATCTGGAGGCAGCAAAAGAAGAGAAGGTGTTGCTCCAGGAGAAAAATGGCCAG CTGGTCCAGGAGGCAGAGGGCTGGGGGGAGCGGATGAGTGagctggaggaggagatgaggatgtGTGAGAGCTCCTACACTGGAATGCTGCAGGATGCTACCAACAAAGATGAGCGCATCAAG tccttGACAGACTGCCTGTTGAAGATGAAGGACTGGGACTCAGTGCTGGAGGATGGcgccaacagggaggagaggagtgggacaCAAGGGACAGAGAATGGAGAAGGACAAG ATAACCATCAACGACGAAGAATACAGAAACTCATTCATGCAGCCAAG ATGAATGCAGACTTGAAGTCGGTGGATGAAGACAAGGACAGGGTGTTTGCTAAACTAGCAGATGAAGTCAAGGCCAAGGAGGACCTCCAAG AGGGGATTAAGAAACTGGAGAATGAGAAGGCCTCTctgcagacagacagtgagaagtACACGGTCCAGGTGCAGACACTCCAGCAGAAACTGCAGATCATGACAGAGATGTACCAGGAGAATGAGCTCAAACTACACAG GATGTTgactgtggaggagagggagcgTCTTCAGAAGGACGAGAAGCTGACCAAGGCTGACAAGAGCATCACCCTGGCCGTGGAGGAGCTCAACAGCTACAG GCAAAGGGCACAAGACCTGGAGGATGAGCTGGAGAAGACTAACCAGGCCTACAAAACCCAG ATAACTTCTCAGGAAAAGAAGGCACACAATAACTGG CTAGCAGCACGAGGTGCTGACCGCGACCTGGCTGAAGTTAAAAGAGAGAATGCACACCTCAGGCAGAA ATTGACTGATACTCAGTTCAAGCTGGATGTTGTGGAGAAAGACCCCTATACTCTGGACAACATGGACAGACCTCTGTTCAGAG GTGAAAGGTCACCGTATGGCCCCTCCCCCCTACATCGCCCCGCCTCTGAGAACAGAGCCTTCCTGTCTCCGCCTACCCTGATGGATGGCCCACTCCGCCTCTCTCCAAACTTCCCCCCCATGGGACCAGGAGGCAGAG TATCCCGAGGCCTGTTAGATCCCCCTGGTGGGGTGGACTCTGATCGTAGTGGTGGTCCTCACTCTGACAGCGGCTCGATATCTCCCACCTGGGAGAGGGATCGCAGGGGCCCACCTATACACCCTCCAG GGTATATGTATCTAGACACAGGCCTTCCCTACAGGAGACCTCTGCCCGGAGCCCTTCCTATGGGCCCCCTTCCACCCAGGGGCCCCGGTCCTGCTGAGCCCCACAGCTTCGGCCACCAACCTG ACTCGTCATTTATGGGAAACAGTATGGGTCCTGGTGAAAATGAAAGAGAC TCCCATCTGTCAGCACCTGGAGATCTGCGAGACATGAGGATGGGACCTCCTCTCTTAGTACCCCCTGGTATGGGTCCCCTCCCACCCATGGACCACAGGGACCCTTACTTTGCACGCAAAGGCCCTTACGGACCTCCAGACTTTTTCTCCCCACGAGGTCCAGCGCCCATGGGCA TGCGAGGACCACCTCCCCCGGGAATGTTCGGGCGAGTCCCCCCTCCACCACCGCAGCATATGGGGTACCCTCCCATGAGACCCCACCCAGACAGTTTTCCCCCTGGGCCCCCTCCAAGGCCCTCCCCACCTGACAGTGAAGTGTCTTCTGACCAATCTCCCTCTCCACATGATGTCATctga
- the mia2 gene encoding cTAGE family member 5 isoform X4 translates to MAASQIYIWTFTIFLFPTLTWGLLSDFKICGDSECESLLSRVRATRDHRGKDCRFLNFKKGDVIFVYHKLSGKRDDLWAGSIDRQFGYFPKDAVKVDEIYSNTEKEVATQKQDFFCIDEYGSLIDNDSSEWDNEENLVSEFQEIAANDAQDSKTSKDAFLSQSFAQSSDETGNKDAIQVVMEDFSDDTKPEPSEQDGSQWIGSTVTGWLSLGGENPDDNPKEDNPEQESFRSRKLALDIDANQLKEEKKNAENSGWFGDGLTSAFGFGQKAPEEEKPIEKEVEEQPPPSNSWLNIGIRDVLHFGQSNQDKVEEIIEAAGRDESTGTIDPQDLGTSQSHHDATVEQIKETEHQRDDITGKKAERTETHPSKPVKDYNQEDRHSQEEDAETDKTNCINDDCLTRNENEDLTNLKGEHFSGEGDIQTPTLTDKYKPEPAVMEYLFSSARQVTGDAVAHMLTVKALLKWLTIQVLSSLPDDIKPGPDLYGLPWEAVIVTALLGLGTLLLFSCRFYQCIKSRLYSSKERRMGLKVAELLDEKCKVLETLSEVQRNYEELETALRNSGILAHVTERENLEVMSQRLKQSNTQLGNDIEKLKEDLNIQRAMRLQQEETIADMQETLKTLEEETRDLKSQTEQAQTTLKIFDMNSERNQNNLEAAKEEKVLLQEKNGQLVQEAEGWGERMSELEEEMRMCESSYTGMLQDATNKDERIKSLTDCLLKMKDWDSVLEDGANREERSGTQGTENGEGQDNHQRRRIQKLIHAAKMNADLKSVDEDKDRVFAKLADEVKAKEDLQEGIKKLENEKASLQTDSEKYTVQVQTLQQKLQIMTEMYQENELKLHRMLTVEERERLQKDEKLTKADKSITLAVEELNSYRQRAQDLEDELEKTNQAYKTQITSQEKKAHNNWLAARGADRDLAEVKRENAHLRQKLTDTQFKLDVVEKDPYTLDNMDRPLFRGERSPYGPSPLHRPASENRAFLSPPTLMDGPLRLSPNFPPMGPGGRVSRGLLDPPGGVDSDRSGGPHSDSGSISPTWERDRRGPPIHPPGYMYLDTGLPYRRPLPGALPMGPLPPRGPGPAEPHSFGHQPDSSFMGNSMGPGENERDSHLSAPGDLRDMRMGPPLLVPPGMGPLPPMDHRDPYFARKGPYGPPDFFSPRGPAPMGMRGPPPPGMFGRVPPPPPQHMGYPPMRPHPDSFPPGPPPRPSPPDSEVSSDQSPSPHDVI, encoded by the exons ATGGCTGCTTCACAGATATACATTTGGACATTTACTATTTTCCTTTTTCCAACTCTAACTTGGGGATTGCTGTCTGACTTCAAAATTTGTGGCGACTCTGAATGTGAAA GCTTGCTGAGTCGGGTCAGGGCCACAAGAGATCACAGAGGAAAGGATTGTAGATTCCTGAACTTCAAAAAAGGGGATGTGATATTTGTTTACCACAAACTCTCTGGCAAAAGAGATGATTTATGGGCAGGAAGT ATTGACAGACAATTTGGTTATTTTCCAAAAGACGCTGTGAAAGTTGATGAAATTTATTCAAACACAGAGAAAGAAGTGGCCACACAG AAACAAGACTTCTTCTGCATAGATGAGTATGGCTCATTAATTGATAATGACTCCAGTGAGTGGGACAATGAAGAAAATCTAGTTTCAGAATTTCAGGAAATCGCAGCCAATGATGCTCAGGATTCTAAAACTTCCAAAGATGCCTTTCTGTCCCAAAGTTTTGCACAGAGCAGTGATGAAACAGGAAACAAAGATGCCATTCAGGTCGTAATGGAAGACTTCTCTGATGATACCAAACCTGAACCTAGCGAACAAGATGGGTCTCAGTGGATTGGCTCTACAGTAACTGGATGGCTTAGTTTAGGTGGTGAAAACCCAGATGATAATCCCAAAGAAGACAACCCAGAACAAGAGTCTTTCAGGAGCAGGAAACTTGCTTTGGACATTGATGCGAACCAATTGAAGGAAGAGAAGAAAAATGCTGAAAACTCTGGCTGGTTTGGAGATGGACTGACTAGCGCCTTTGGTTTTGGTCAAAAAGCTCCAGAGGAGGAGAAGCCCATTGAAAAGGAAGTGGAAGAGCAACCCCCACCCTCTAACTCCTGGCTGAATATTGGCATTAGAGATGTCTTACATTTTGGTCAATCTAATCAGGATAAGGTTGAAGAGATAATAGAAGCAGCAGGCAGAGATGAATCGACAGGCACAATAGACCCACAGGACCTTGGCACAAGTCAGTCTCATCATGATGCCACAGTGGAGCAAATAAAAGAAACAGAGCACCAGAGAGATGATATCACTGGTAAGaaggcagagagaacagagacacacCCCTCAAAACCTGTTAAGGATTATAACCAAGAGGACCGTCATAGTCAGGAAGAAGATG CAGAAACAGACAAGACAAACTGCATCAATGATGATTGTTTAACTCGCAATGAAAACGAAGACCTAACCAACCTGAaaggagaacatttctctggggaAGGAGACATCCAAACCCCAACACTAACAGACAAAT ATAAACCTGAGCCTGCAGTGATGGAATATCTTTTTTCTTCTGCACGTCAAGTCACTGGTGATGCTGTTGCTCATATGCTGACAGTTAAGGCTCTTCTAAAATGGCTCACTATACAG GTCCTGTCATCCCTTCCTGATGACATAAAGCCAGGTCCTGACCTGTATGGACTGCCATGGGAAGCGGTCATCGTCACTGCCTTACTAGGGTTGGGCACCCTCCTATTGTTCAGCTGCAGGTTCTACCAATGT ATAAAGAGCAGACTGTATTCAAGCAAAGAGAGGCGGATGGGCCTGAAGGTGGCTGAACTATTAGATGAAAAGTGCAAAGTCCTTGAGACTTTGAGTGAGGTTCAACGAAAT TATGAAGAACTGGAAACTGCCCTGCGGAATAGTGGTATTTTGGCTcatgtcacagagagagagaatctggaG GTGATGTCCCAGAGGCTGAAACAGTCAAATACACAGCTTGGAAATGATATAGAAAAGTTAAAGGAGGACCTGAATATCCAAAGAGCAATGAGGTTGCAGCAGGAGGAGACA ATTGCAGATATGCAGGAAACCTTGAAAACCTTAGAAGAAGAAACCAGGGACCTCAAgtcccagacagaacag GCACAGACAACCCTGAAAATATTTGACATGAACAGTGAAAGGAATCAGAATAATCTGGAGGCAGCAAAAGAAGAGAAGGTGTTGCTCCAGGAGAAAAATGGCCAG CTGGTCCAGGAGGCAGAGGGCTGGGGGGAGCGGATGAGTGagctggaggaggagatgaggatgtGTGAGAGCTCCTACACTGGAATGCTGCAGGATGCTACCAACAAAGATGAGCGCATCAAG tccttGACAGACTGCCTGTTGAAGATGAAGGACTGGGACTCAGTGCTGGAGGATGGcgccaacagggaggagaggagtgggacaCAAGGGACAGAGAATGGAGAAGGACAAG ATAACCATCAACGACGAAGAATACAGAAACTCATTCATGCAGCCAAG ATGAATGCAGACTTGAAGTCGGTGGATGAAGACAAGGACAGGGTGTTTGCTAAACTAGCAGATGAAGTCAAGGCCAAGGAGGACCTCCAAG AGGGGATTAAGAAACTGGAGAATGAGAAGGCCTCTctgcagacagacagtgagaagtACACGGTCCAGGTGCAGACACTCCAGCAGAAACTGCAGATCATGACAGAGATGTACCAGGAGAATGAGCTCAAACTACACAG GATGTTgactgtggaggagagggagcgTCTTCAGAAGGACGAGAAGCTGACCAAGGCTGACAAGAGCATCACCCTGGCCGTGGAGGAGCTCAACAGCTACAG GCAAAGGGCACAAGACCTGGAGGATGAGCTGGAGAAGACTAACCAGGCCTACAAAACCCAG ATAACTTCTCAGGAAAAGAAGGCACACAATAACTGG CTAGCAGCACGAGGTGCTGACCGCGACCTGGCTGAAGTTAAAAGAGAGAATGCACACCTCAGGCAGAA ATTGACTGATACTCAGTTCAAGCTGGATGTTGTGGAGAAAGACCCCTATACTCTGGACAACATGGACAGACCTCTGTTCAGAG GTGAAAGGTCACCGTATGGCCCCTCCCCCCTACATCGCCCCGCCTCTGAGAACAGAGCCTTCCTGTCTCCGCCTACCCTGATGGATGGCCCACTCCGCCTCTCTCCAAACTTCCCCCCCATGGGACCAGGAGGCAGAG TATCCCGAGGCCTGTTAGATCCCCCTGGTGGGGTGGACTCTGATCGTAGTGGTGGTCCTCACTCTGACAGCGGCTCGATATCTCCCACCTGGGAGAGGGATCGCAGGGGCCCACCTATACACCCTCCAG GGTATATGTATCTAGACACAGGCCTTCCCTACAGGAGACCTCTGCCCGGAGCCCTTCCTATGGGCCCCCTTCCACCCAGGGGCCCCGGTCCTGCTGAGCCCCACAGCTTCGGCCACCAACCTG ACTCGTCATTTATGGGAAACAGTATGGGTCCTGGTGAAAATGAAAGAGAC TCCCATCTGTCAGCACCTGGAGATCTGCGAGACATGAGGATGGGACCTCCTCTCTTAGTACCCCCTGGTATGGGTCCCCTCCCACCCATGGACCACAGGGACCCTTACTTTGCACGCAAAGGCCCTTACGGACCTCCAGACTTTTTCTCCCCACGAGGTCCAGCGCCCATGGGCA TGCGAGGACCACCTCCCCCGGGAATGTTCGGGCGAGTCCCCCCTCCACCACCGCAGCATATGGGGTACCCTCCCATGAGACCCCACCCAGACAGTTTTCCCCCTGGGCCCCCTCCAAGGCCCTCCCCACCTGACAGTGAAGTGTCTTCTGACCAATCTCCCTCTCCACATGATGTCATctga